In one Myxocyprinus asiaticus isolate MX2 ecotype Aquarium Trade chromosome 29, UBuf_Myxa_2, whole genome shotgun sequence genomic region, the following are encoded:
- the tor1l2 gene encoding LOW QUALITY PROTEIN: torsin family 1 like 2 (The sequence of the model RefSeq protein was modified relative to this genomic sequence to represent the inferred CDS: deleted 1 base in 1 codon; substituted 1 base at 1 genomic stop codon), giving the protein MYERLLLFPRSMFIFDEMDKMNPKLIKTIKPFLDXNSMCVDGMSFHSAIFIFLSNTGGQEILKLTEEIHLNSKEMESQIFLNVINAKKCGFRHSSLIDHHLIDHFIPFLPLELKHVRQCVLAEMAHLNMTKDNDLADKVAKDMPFFPPEEKIFAVKGCKSVRQKLMLYVDD; this is encoded by the exons ATGTATGAAAGATTATTACTTTTTCCTCGCTCCATGTTCATATTTGATGAAATGGACAAGATGAACCCAAAGCTGATCAAAACCATAAAGCCATTTCTGGATTAAAACTCC ATGTGCGTAGATGGAATGTCATTCCACAGTGCAATCTTCATTTTTCTCAG TAATACAGGTGGACAAGAGATATTAAAATTGActgaagaaatacatttaaacagcaaGGAAATGGAGTCTCAGATTTTTCTAAATGTCATCAACGCTAAGAAAT GTGGATTTAGGCACTCTAGTCTCATAGATCATCATCTGATTGATCATTTTATACCTTTCCTACCTCTGGAACTGAAGCATGTGCGCCAGTGTGTCCTGGCTGAAATGGCCCACCTGAATATGACTAAAGACAATGATCTGGCTGACAAAGTGGCCAAAGACATGCCTTTCTTTCCTCCAGAGGAGAAAATCTTTGCTGTTAAAGGCTGCAAGTCAGTCAGACAGAAGCTGATGCTGTATGTTGATGATTAG